The Engraulis encrasicolus isolate BLACKSEA-1 chromosome 3, IST_EnEncr_1.0, whole genome shotgun sequence genome segment TTCACTGATGTCACCACAAACCTGTTTTATTAACAGGGCAAGTTTTACTACTTTCAGTAAATGCAATTTGAATTTGAGATAAATAATGAATGGATGCTTTGCATCTGACAAACTCTAACCAATACTCTCTTGCATTTGCAGATTTGAAGAAACTATTTAAAAATCGCCGACCATAAGGATGGCCACCCTGAGAGTGCTGACACACTGCAGGTGGAAGATCCCCGTGAGGACCTCCTACGCACTCCCGACATCAAGTCACACAAGCAAGGGAGCACAACTGATAGTTCCTTTTTTCCATGTAGCATATAGAAAAGACTATGACTTCCAAAGTCACATTGTGGGGACTCGATCTCTGTGTGGAACAGATGGGCGAGTTAATGGGAGAGCTCTGCTGAGTAGGGCTACCTCTGCTGTTCCCGCTGCAAGTCTGCTTAGCAGGCCTCTGTCAGGGGCATCTGTGGTCAACTCTGCTCCTGCATCTGTGCAACCATACCTTCGCCTCATGCGACTAGACAAACCCATTGGTGAGTGTCAGAAGACTAGAGATATGAGAAATTAGAACAGTATCTTACTCAACACATACttatttgggtggttgacgtttaagggcgtaacgcaaaaaaagaaagtttttccaattcctgaaaaaaatgatggaaaaaaaattggaaaaaaataaagtacttagtggtccatggaatttcgccttatgtttgccattttttgggaaaatgtgtcaacacattgcataggcatgtcacaccacaggaaaatgaagtcacaccacaggaaattcactgcattatggccattttaatccttttgtatacatgactgacatctgagctcatgctaacttgataatgatattgtgtttaatcttaatatgtgttttcatttattaaaaaaagtttttttccttctataagactaATAAGAGcaatcacaccacaggacaccataaaatgaacctaagcattgcgtgacagaaacattgcaatatgaagacatattaagaggttaatagtcaccttaaacttccacagcactctccaataactgaggtactgactggttaggagccagtcattaagacccttgtagttggccttgcagctgcccgttcacaaacattgacatacatgtcaccccacaggacgcaatttgtgttacgaaattgaacttgtagttaatattactgtcttgagttttttttcacattcacatatcttaatataagttaatatttatgcaatgatgccaaatgcttcatacattattcaaaatgttgttagttattttatatatattataatccaggtttcattaatgttacagtcacaccgcaggatatttgacatataaacctttacataaatcttaacaatctcatctaagactaatatgaaacataatgttccacatcttctttcattgacatttgttttttaaaggaaaaataacagttttatagttttttaaccaatgttacgaaaaaacaaggcgtcacgtcaaccacccatttgtATATAAGCAGGTGCAACAGGGGTTCTGCTGTAATacgaaaaaagaaaggaagaaaaagattTAAAATGCCACATTGATGCAGATTTGCAAACAATTGTGCAACCACAGCTGACACCACTATTGTATGTTagtgtaattgttttttttccacccaaAACATGTGTCGTCTAATAGATgatatctatctactgtatgtgtcgaACGTCACAGCCTTCACCATTTTGGAGCCAGGTGgcattatttcttatttcttaaatatatattttgCCTATATTAtgataggaaatgagtggaagagagatggGTTGGGACTGGGATATcacaggccggactcgaacctgcaacagCTGGCATGTGGAATGGGTCACTTAGTACTGTGCATCCCTCCCAGCAACCCAATCCCTCCTCCATCTCAAACTGCAACTGCAAACTGAtcatgtctgtctgactgtttttGTCCAGTGTTTTTTGGTCGCCTGAGGGTGgcgccacacacacatcacaggcaGAGCCGTacatctctatatacggctctgatcaCAGGCATCTAGCGTTGACCAGTTGGCCATGATGTCGCCATATCTGATTGCTTTTCTTCCTCATGTCCTCCAGGAACGTGGTTACTCTTCCTGCCCTGCACGTGGAGTATAGCGTTAGCTGCTGCCCCTGGGTGTCTACCAGACCTCAGCATGCTAGCACTGTTTGGAACGGGCTCATTGCTGATGAGAGGGGCCGGCTGCACCATCAATGACATGTGGGATAAAGACTTTGACAAAAAAGTAAGCATCAGTACAATATCTCTTCCCATATAGTCTCATTCTTAATGACTTTGCATCACACCTTAAAATGTGGCTCCTGCCATGTTAAAAGGGGCTGACCAGCCTACAGGTCCACAAAATAGTATGCAATAAACTAAACATTTTCAATAAATGCAAACATATAGTATATACGTATATTAATTACCGGTAATTACTCGGTTGACTACTGTGTGTTGTGTAGGTTGTGAGAACGGCGACCCGGCCCATAGCGTCGGGTGAGATCTCCAGGTTCCAGGCTCTGGTGTTTCTGGGTGGCCAGCTCAGTCTGGCCCTCTGTGTCCTGCTCTGCCTCAACTACTACAGGTGAGGCACATACTGTAACAGCATGGGGCCAGTGTTGTGCACAGACACTTAAAGGGGGCAGGTGCCCAAGAGGGGACGAAGGGGCTATtgaggcattattgtcacatgcttttgatcatcaaacatttgtagatgatcatgtcaaaatGGACCACCATACATTATGGTTGTCGTATAGGATCGGATGGATCGGATCGGCtgccgatattggcaaaaaatgcggatcggtatcggatcggcatgcacggaaaaatccgatccattttcctgttttgtgtttattaatatctgaaaaaaacaggtcagtttctcattaaaaaccattgtgtattactcaaattcacctaattcagttggctagttgttactaagagtaaaaacccttttcaacatgactgtgacaactaagtaagtaggctaaataactttcaacttaaatactccgataggccggtatcggtatcggccggtatcggaatcggatcggaagtgaaataaaatatctgtatcggatcggaagtgcaaaaacctggatcgggacatctctaccatacattgtgggggaaaaaaaaactttaaaaacaaaAGGATTTTCAAAAAGGGCAGTCGGGCAAAGGGGCAAATGCTTTAataccacctcgtccctatctgtgcacacctatgcatgTGACCATACCTCTGCTAATAGAAGTGCGGTAGCCCTCATTTTCATACTGAAATGATCCTggtagcaggtttaccactttctgACACAATTTGGCACATACTACCACAGTACTTGTTTTGAGTGTTCCAGTGCTCATGTATAGTGTTACTGACAGCATTTTAGACTTATTGATTAATGcaaaaaatgtgttgtttttgccTCATATGCACAGTATATTTCTTGGAGCTGCTTCACTGGCTTTAGTTGTCACATACCCCACCATGAAGAGAATTACATACTGGCCACAGCTGATGCTCggtaagaaaataaaataattaagacATTTACAATATGCATTGCTAATTTAAAGAAGTGCAATCTTACAAACAACAATTACAACCACAGTtgacccaaagtgcttcacacacacacacacacacacacacacacacacacacacacacacacacactgtgaaggcTGCTATGCAAGCCACTAAGGTTTTGGGGTTTATTGTTTCCTGTAAgtgtgagcaaacacacacacacacacacaccaaagtaatATATAGCTGTAGTTACAGGTCACCAAGTGCATTCTGTAGGTTAGACAACATCTTGCAAAGACAACAATATGCAACAGCAAATCGGCTGCTAAGATTAACTGAATGGGACATGGACAAAATGCAAGTTCATTTTTTATGTCTCCATTCAGTTCTATTTTGCTAAGTGACCAGTTTATTTTCAGTCTActgttatgtactgtatattgcgtCCAGTTTTCTCTGTCTTATTCTCCACCAGTAGCACTCTTCCTCAGGCAATAGGGCTATGGACTGATAAACACATCATATTAGATCATGAACTCCACTGTATAATTGCTCTTGTGGAGTATACCTCTCACATGGCCTCTTTATGTGTTATGTTTTGTTTCAGGTCTCACTTTCAACTGGGGAGCATTGCTGGGATGGTCGGCAGTGATGGGATCGTGTGATTGGTCAGTATGTTTACCTCTCTATTTCTCAGGCGTAATGTGGACGCTCATCTACGACACCATTTATGCTCATCAGGTAATATTCATCttgctcctccctcctctcattctagggtaacactttatttgaaagGGTCTATATAAGGTGTATTTATGTCACCGTAATAAGCATGACATGTTCCATGTTAGGAACATTAATGGCACCTTTTTTGATGTTAATAACTGTTGACATAATCATTCAGTTTTCGGAATGTCACGAGCTTAATGACAAGAGTCATCAATAATGTGACATCAATAATGTGATGTTAATGTTCCTGACATGTCTTTCTTATGACTGTTACAGTACATGACACCCATATGTCGACTTCCTCAAATGAAGTATTTATATTAAGTGCCTGTATATGCATTACACAGTTGGCGTGAAGTCTGAGGACTCCGTTTTAACAATTACTGTGCACAAAAATACAAGACTTAAATGATGAAGAATGATAGGTGTTCAAATGAAATGGTTGTAGATGTTGTACTGGCATCTTGTGTTTACTTGAAACATCTACATTGCTGAGAAGTATGTACTGTGTGCTTGTTGTCTATTCCCAGGATAAAGAGGATGATGTGAGGATAGGGGTGAAGTCCACAGCTCTGAGGTTTGGAGAGCAGACCAAGCCGTGGCTGTCTGGCTTCTCCGTGGCCATGTTGGCTGGTCTGGCCCTCGCTGGCGTTAACGCTCAGCAGACTCTCCCATATTACACTGGCCTCTCAGCCGTGGCTGTCCATCTAGCCAATCAGGTGAGTCAGTGTAATC includes the following:
- the coq2 gene encoding 4-hydroxybenzoate polyprenyltransferase, mitochondrial, which produces MATLRVLTHCRWKIPVRTSYALPTSSHTSKGAQLIVPFFHVAYRKDYDFQSHIVGTRSLCGTDGRVNGRALLSRATSAVPAASLLSRPLSGASVVNSAPASVQPYLRLMRLDKPIGTWLLFLPCTWSIALAAAPGCLPDLSMLALFGTGSLLMRGAGCTINDMWDKDFDKKVVRTATRPIASGEISRFQALVFLGGQLSLALCVLLCLNYYSIFLGAASLALVVTYPTMKRITYWPQLMLGLTFNWGALLGWSAVMGSCDWSVCLPLYFSGVMWTLIYDTIYAHQDKEDDVRIGVKSTALRFGEQTKPWLSGFSVAMLAGLALAGVNAQQTLPYYTGLSAVAVHLANQIATLDINKSEDCWKKFASNRNLGLILLFGIVSSNLMKKKEDNPITN